One Denticeps clupeoides chromosome 10, fDenClu1.1, whole genome shotgun sequence genomic window carries:
- the slc39a5 gene encoding zinc transporter ZIP10, translated as MSQSSRLLLFLHLGMLLMPGAVRCSSTQELDSRNPTGSEVSGPSENLEDAVEEQVYYLQQLFLHYGSNGTLTYNGLQKLLGSLGLGEVSMLEIRQGGARPSQTQTDGLTQTHTLSEPQPVPTASPKTQSKHGLFGKSSILFDHPTKKHLHGHCLNVTQLLWNFGLGSTSHITPSHFTFLCPALLYQIDSGVCLRHSEPDHADTEGNMAFLKAMGWSCLALTVISLPSLLALGLAPLLPPACIQSVLCPLAALAVGTLCGDALLHLLPHATSAPHNGHQDSILKGLSVLGGIFLLFLVESLLALRQQMKKRKKKQQDPDPQLELCPALQESSDPVTATTAQSGHGHSHGSPGQDHTSLGSLVWMVVMGDGIHNITDGLAIGVAFSQSLAGGLSTSVAVLCHELPHELGDLAVLLAAGWPMRRLAVFSVLSSALGFLGVLMGTLLGVHWAPVSSWVLTLTAGVFLYVALVDMMPEMLHGDWGTLRPLPRLLLQVLGLMAGGTIMLAIALGEEHLSFNLVDG; from the exons ATGTCCCAGTCTTCCAGGCTGTTGTTGTTCCTGCATTTGGGAATGCTGCTAATGCCCGGAGCGGTGCGGTGCAGCTCCACACAAGAGCTTGACTCACGGAACCCAACGGGGTCAGAAGTCAGCGGACCCTCTGAAAATCTCGAGGATGCAGTGGAGGAGCAG GTATACTACCTGCAGCAACTGTTCCTGCATTACGGATCCAATGGGACCTTGACATACAACGGCCTCCAGAAGCTGCTGGGCAGCCTGGGCCTGGGGGAGGTCAGCATGCTGGAGATCCGACAAGGAGGGGCACGTCCATCCCAGACACAGACAGATGgtcttacacaaacacacactctttcagAGCCTCAGCCTGTTCCAACTGCCTCACCCAAAACGCAGAG TAAACATGGACTCTTTGGTAAATCATCAATCCTCTTTGATCACCCTACAAAGAAACACCTCCATGGGCAT TGCCTGAATGTCACTCAGCTCCTGTGGAACTTTGGACTGGGGAGCACGTCCCACATCACCCCCTCTCACTTCACCTTCCTCTGCCCTGCCCTACTCTACCAGATTGACAGTGGAGTTTGTCTCCGCCACTCTGAGCCAGACCATGCAGATACAGAAGGAAACATGGCTTTCCTCAAGG CTATGGGCTGGAGCTGTCTGGCTTTGACTGTCATCAGCCTGCCCTCCCTGCTGGCTCTTGGCTTGGCACCACTGCTGCCCCCTGCCTGCATTCAGTCTGTCCTCTGCCCCTTAGCGGCCCTGGCGGTGGGCACTTTGTGTGGGGATGCCTTACTCCATCTCCTGCCGCAC GCTACTTCTGCGCCACACAATGGACACCAGGATTCGATCCTCAAGGGCCTGAGTGTTCTTGGAGGAATcttcctgctcttcctggtgGAGAGCCTGCTGGCCCTCAGACAGCAAATGAAG aaaagaaagaagaaacagCAAGACCCTGACCCACAACTGGAGCTCTGCCCTGCACTGCAGG aGTCTTCCGACCCTGTGACTGCTACAACTGCACAATCGGGGCACGGACACTCCCATGGGTCACCCGGCCAGGATCACACTAGCCTAGGCAGCTTGGTGTGGATGGTGGTCATGGGAGATGGTATTCACAACATCACCGATGGACTGGCCAttg GAGTCGCCTTTTCCCAGAGCTTGGCTGGTGGTCTTAGTACAAGTGTGGCTGTGCTGTGTCATGAGCTTCCACATGAGCTGG GGGACCTGGCAGTGCTGCTGGCTGCGGGCTGGCCCATGCGGAGACTAGCAGTTTTCAGTGTGCTATCTTCAGCTCTGGGATTTTTGGGAGTGCTTATGGGCACATTGCTAGGGGTTCACTGGGCACCAGTGTCCTCCTGGGTCCTCACACTGACTGCAGGGGTTTTCCTCTATGTGGCTCTGGTAGACATG ATGCCAGAGATGCTACATGGAGACTGGGGCACCTTGAGGCCATTGCCGCGCTTACTCCTGCAGGTCCTGGGGCTGATGGCAGGGGGCACTATCATGTTAGCCATTGCTCTTGGTGAGGAGCACCTTTCCTTTAACTTGGTGGATGGGTGA
- the rnf41 gene encoding E3 ubiquitin-protein ligase NRDP1 isoform X1, producing MQLCLFHLGMSSRLVICAGHLLIFVIVIFYKPAIRRISTPFHCSDLHSLHYSAELRGSQGCAMGYDVTRFQGEVDEDLLCPICSGVLEEPVQAPHCEHAFCNACITQWFSQQQICPVDRTVVTLAHLRPVPRIMRNMLSKLQITCDNASFGCTATLRLDQLQSHLKDCEHNPKRPVTCEDGCGLEMPKDEIPSHNCIKHLRSVVQQQQTKIAELEKTAAEHKHQLAEQKRDIQLLKAYMRAIRSANPNLQNLEESIEYNEILEWVNSLQPARVTRWGGMISTPDAVLQAVIKRSLIDSGCPLSIVNDLIENAHERNWPQGLATLETRQMNRRYYENYVAKRIPGKQAVVVMACENQHMGEDMILEPGLVMIFAHGVEEIL from the exons ATGCAGCTTTGCCTATTTCACCTTGGGATGTCTTCAAGATTGGTTATCTGTGCTGGCCACTTGttaatttttgtaattgtaattttttacaAACCTGCCATACGGCGTATTTCCACACCCTTTCACTGTAGCGACCTGCATTCCCTGCACTATTCTGCTGAATTGAGAGGGTCCCAGGGATGTGCCATGGGCTACGACGTCACCAGGTTCCAAGGGGAGGTGGATGAGGACCTGCTGTGTCCCATCTGCAGTGGAGTGCTGGAGGAGCCTGTACAG GCCCCACACTGTGAACATGCCTTTTGCAATGCCTGCATCACACAATGGTTCTCCCAGCAGCAGATCTGTCCAGTGGACCGCACAGTAGTAACTCTGGCCCATCTTCGGCCTGTGCCGCGCATCATGCGGAACATGCTTTCCAAGCTCCAGATCACCTGTGACAATGCCAGCTTCGGCTGCACTGCCACGCTGCGCCTTGACCAGCTGCAGTCGCACTTGAAGGACTGTGAGCACAACCCCAAAAGACCTGTTACCTGTGAGGACGGCTGTGG GCTGGAGATGCCAAAAGATGAGATCCCCTCCCACAACTGCATCAAGCACCTCCGCAGtgtggtgcagcagcagcagaccaaAATTGCTGAGTTGGAGAAGACTGCGGCCGAGCACAAGCACCAGCTGGCTGAACAG AAACGGGACATCCAGCTCCTCAAGGCCTACATGAGGGCTATCCGCAGCGCAAACCCAAACCTGCAGAACCTGGAGGAGAGCATAGAATACAACGAGATCCTGGA GTGGGTGAACTCTCTCCAGCCTGCCCGGGTGACCCGCTGGGGCGGCATGATCTCCACGCCAGACGCTGTGCTCCAGGCCGTCATCAAACGCTCGCTTATCGACAGCGGCTGCCCCCTGTCCATCGTCAATGACCTGATCGAGAACGCCCACGAGCGAAACTGGCCGCAGGGCCTGGCAACGCTGGAGACGCGGCAAATGAACCGGCGCTACTACGAGAACTACGTGGCAAAGAGGATCCCAGGCAAACAAGCAGTGGTGGTGATGGCCTGTGAAAACCAACACATGGGAGAGGACATGATCTTGGAACCTGGTCTGGTCATGATCTTCGCCCATGGGGTAGAGGAGATTTTATAG
- the rnf41 gene encoding E3 ubiquitin-protein ligase NRDP1 isoform X2, with amino-acid sequence MGYDVTRFQGEVDEDLLCPICSGVLEEPVQAPHCEHAFCNACITQWFSQQQICPVDRTVVTLAHLRPVPRIMRNMLSKLQITCDNASFGCTATLRLDQLQSHLKDCEHNPKRPVTCEDGCGLEMPKDEIPSHNCIKHLRSVVQQQQTKIAELEKTAAEHKHQLAEQKRDIQLLKAYMRAIRSANPNLQNLEESIEYNEILEWVNSLQPARVTRWGGMISTPDAVLQAVIKRSLIDSGCPLSIVNDLIENAHERNWPQGLATLETRQMNRRYYENYVAKRIPGKQAVVVMACENQHMGEDMILEPGLVMIFAHGVEEIL; translated from the exons ATGGGCTACGACGTCACCAGGTTCCAAGGGGAGGTGGATGAGGACCTGCTGTGTCCCATCTGCAGTGGAGTGCTGGAGGAGCCTGTACAG GCCCCACACTGTGAACATGCCTTTTGCAATGCCTGCATCACACAATGGTTCTCCCAGCAGCAGATCTGTCCAGTGGACCGCACAGTAGTAACTCTGGCCCATCTTCGGCCTGTGCCGCGCATCATGCGGAACATGCTTTCCAAGCTCCAGATCACCTGTGACAATGCCAGCTTCGGCTGCACTGCCACGCTGCGCCTTGACCAGCTGCAGTCGCACTTGAAGGACTGTGAGCACAACCCCAAAAGACCTGTTACCTGTGAGGACGGCTGTGG GCTGGAGATGCCAAAAGATGAGATCCCCTCCCACAACTGCATCAAGCACCTCCGCAGtgtggtgcagcagcagcagaccaaAATTGCTGAGTTGGAGAAGACTGCGGCCGAGCACAAGCACCAGCTGGCTGAACAG AAACGGGACATCCAGCTCCTCAAGGCCTACATGAGGGCTATCCGCAGCGCAAACCCAAACCTGCAGAACCTGGAGGAGAGCATAGAATACAACGAGATCCTGGA GTGGGTGAACTCTCTCCAGCCTGCCCGGGTGACCCGCTGGGGCGGCATGATCTCCACGCCAGACGCTGTGCTCCAGGCCGTCATCAAACGCTCGCTTATCGACAGCGGCTGCCCCCTGTCCATCGTCAATGACCTGATCGAGAACGCCCACGAGCGAAACTGGCCGCAGGGCCTGGCAACGCTGGAGACGCGGCAAATGAACCGGCGCTACTACGAGAACTACGTGGCAAAGAGGATCCCAGGCAAACAAGCAGTGGTGGTGATGGCCTGTGAAAACCAACACATGGGAGAGGACATGATCTTGGAACCTGGTCTGGTCATGATCTTCGCCCATGGGGTAGAGGAGATTTTATAG